CTCCCTCATGCTCACCACCGAGGCCATGATCGCCGAGAAGCCCAAGGAGAAGGAAGACATGGGCGGCGACGGGATGCCCGGCGGAATGGGCGGCATGGGCGGCATGATGTAGTCGGCGCCCCGGAAGCCCTTTGCGTCGGCCGACCGGTCATCGCAGAGGACTCCCAGCCCGCAGAACCGAACGGCCCCTCGCCTTCCATGGCGTCGGACCGTTCGTCGTTTCGGGCGTGATCAAAACGGTCCCGAATCCACATTCGTATCCATGTCGACACCGCCCTGCGCATCGCTTGGACGGCCTGCCGGGCTCGGCTGAAACGAGATCGACTGGATGCCCGTGAGGGCCCACGAAAGCCAGAGGAGGAGCCCATGGGCGTCACGGCACGTACGAGCAGAATCGGCATGACTGCGCTGTTGTTTCTGGTCGTTTCCGGTGGATGCAGCAAAGAGTACGAGGTGCGTGACCCTTTGCACGAATACAATGGTTTCCACTTTCATGCTTCGGATGGCGATACCTACGCTGGTGACCCCGTGTTCATCGACGTCTTCGAAGGGGAGAGGGTCCCGCAGGTACGAGTTGAGTTCGAGGCATACCGGTTCGAGGATAACCGGGGCTGGGACACCTGGCGCGCATCCTTCGTCCTCGGTGTTGATTCGTTCGCTTCAGGCGAGGCGACGATCCGTCTTTCCCCGGACTATGACGACGATGCCGACTATGGAGCGCTGGGCCTGGATGGGCTCTCTATTGAGCAGGGAACCGCGACCATTCGCTTCTCTCCCGGGCGTCTCGAGGGCACCTCGATTGGCCCGCGCCCCGACATGACAGGCTCTTTTTCTGGCGGCACGCACTTCACCTGCTACGCCTTTCCTGAGTCTCTCGGACTCCCCCCTTCCGACGCTTCAGGGAGCTGGATTCTCGACGAGAACCTCGAATCGGAGTTCTGCAGGAAGTTCCGCCGCGTCATGGGGATCGGAGAGTAGGCTTCCCGAGGGCTGCCGGCTGCCGGCTCCTCGAACGGGCCCCAACTCGATTCGCTCAACCTCAACGGCCCGTCGCCGGTATCGGCCTCGGGCCGTTCGTCGTTTCGGGACGCCCTCCCCTTCTGGCTCGAGCCGCGCCGAGCGGAGCGCCATTGCAAAAAGGCGGAGGAGCGGCTGCGAAATCCGGCGTTGCAACCCCGGGGCCGATGGCGCATCAAAACGATGCGCCCGAATCCGATAGGCGGCAGGACGAAAGGACAGCGTGAAGCCGGTCAAGATCTACACCACGGACTACTGCTCCTACTGCGTGCAGGCCAAGAAGCTCCTCACCCGAAAGAACGTCCCCTTCGAGGAGATCGACGTGACCGGAGACGACGCCGGCCGCGCCGAGCTCATTCGGATGAGCGGCGGGCTGCGCACCGTTCCGCAGATCTTCATCGGCGATTTCCACGTGGGCGGATACGACCGCCTGTCCGAGCTCGACCGCTCCGGCAAGCTGGACGAGCTCCTCGCCTGATCGAGCTGCTCCCTGGTCTCAGCCGGGGAAGAGCGCCGAGAAGCACCACGCGGCGGCCATCGCGACCTCGCCGGGCACGATGACCAGGGGCGCGCCCAGGACGGCCGCGATCGCGAGCACCAGCCTCCACGAGCCCGCCACCCGCTCGTGGAGGAAGGTGCCGAAGAGGGCGAGCACGAGCGTCAGCGTGCAGCCGAGGAAGATCGCGAGGGGGAGCGCGATTCCGAGCAGCCAGACGGACGCGGAGATCGAGACGACGGCGAGCGCGTTCACGACGTCGCGCCCGTTGGACGCCCACCACGTCCTGTGCTCCTCGGCGCGGAGCCGCATGGCGACGGGCTGGAGCGCGACGAAGAGG
The Vulgatibacter incomptus DNA segment above includes these coding regions:
- the grxC gene encoding glutaredoxin 3 is translated as MKPVKIYTTDYCSYCVQAKKLLTRKNVPFEEIDVTGDDAGRAELIRMSGGLRTVPQIFIGDFHVGGYDRLSELDRSGKLDELLA